A portion of the Pseudodesulfovibrio alkaliphilus genome contains these proteins:
- the tmk gene encoding dTMP kinase, which yields MFVTFEGIEGTGKTTQIARLRDHLESKGREVFLTREPGGSRVGQELRQMLLHVDNSDLTAITELFLYLADRAQHVAQIIKPQLEAGRVVLCDRFADSTIVYQGFGRGLDIDMLKKLNEVAVNGVWPDLTIVLDLDPELGLDRATRRNMEDDKTLAEGRFEAEHLSFHRRIREGYLTWAALNRDRIKVADASSAPEEVFGRIRALIDTHQPGLV from the coding sequence ATGTTTGTTACCTTTGAAGGCATAGAGGGCACGGGCAAAACCACCCAGATCGCAAGACTGCGCGACCACCTAGAGAGCAAGGGTAGGGAGGTCTTCCTCACCCGCGAGCCCGGTGGAAGCCGCGTGGGCCAGGAACTGCGTCAGATGCTTCTGCATGTGGACAACTCGGACCTGACGGCCATCACCGAACTCTTCCTCTATCTGGCCGACCGCGCCCAACATGTGGCCCAGATAATCAAACCCCAGCTCGAAGCGGGCCGCGTGGTGCTCTGCGATCGGTTCGCTGACTCGACCATCGTCTATCAGGGCTTTGGGCGCGGCCTGGACATCGATATGCTCAAAAAGCTCAACGAAGTTGCCGTGAACGGCGTCTGGCCGGACCTTACCATCGTCCTCGACCTTGATCCCGAACTGGGCCTTGACCGGGCCACCCGGCGCAACATGGAGGACGACAAAACCCTGGCCGAGGGCCGCTTCGAAGCCGAACATCTCTCATTCCACCGCCGAATCCGCGAGGGGTACCTGACCTGGGCTGCCCTCAACCGCGACCGGATCAAGGTGGCCGACGCCTCCTCCGCTCCCGAAGAAGTCTTCGGCCGAATCAGGGCGCTCATCGATACGCACCAGCCCGGGCTTGTCTAA